One Massilia putida DNA window includes the following coding sequences:
- a CDS encoding spinster family MFS transporter, translated as MKLNDTPDVTGTQAAHIEAAVPPKHWYALAVMTLIYACHFLDRMMVSIIIEPVRKEFALNDSQIGLLTGLAYGASFAAAGIPIGLMIDRVNRVRLLAMLVAIWSAMTTLSGMAQSYVQLLLARMGVGASEAGGSPTSLSLISDMFPASRRSTAVGCFFLSNAVGAIMSILIGGYVAAHHGWRAAMLIAGAPGLLLAVVLFVTVREPRRGAMEPGAGSATARPAAGIGQMLRHIGTNATMYHILAGVTLTTAGVATIGAWLPSFVMRFHGFTIKDAGFAVALASGFCGALGSAVGGYLTDKAADGRPRRRMDVSAGVCLAATATAAAGMLAGTGSLAVGLLSLTQMLAFIVFPAAFGAMLGITAPNMRGATSASLQVCTNLAGYGLGPFMVGVFSDWYGGDQSLRYAMITVMSICFPWAALHFILGARTASDN; from the coding sequence ATGAAACTCAATGACACGCCGGACGTCACCGGCACACAGGCGGCACACATCGAGGCCGCGGTGCCGCCAAAGCACTGGTACGCGCTTGCGGTCATGACCCTGATTTATGCCTGCCATTTCCTCGACCGCATGATGGTTTCCATCATCATCGAGCCGGTCCGCAAGGAGTTCGCACTGAACGACAGCCAGATCGGCCTGCTGACCGGGCTGGCCTATGGCGCGTCGTTCGCCGCGGCCGGCATCCCGATCGGACTCATGATCGACCGGGTCAACCGCGTTCGCCTGCTGGCCATGCTGGTCGCCATCTGGAGCGCCATGACGACGCTGTCGGGCATGGCGCAGAGTTATGTCCAGTTGCTGCTCGCACGCATGGGCGTGGGCGCATCGGAGGCGGGCGGGTCGCCCACCAGCCTGTCGCTGATCTCCGACATGTTTCCCGCCTCGCGGCGCTCCACCGCAGTGGGCTGCTTCTTTCTCAGTAACGCAGTCGGCGCCATCATGAGTATCCTGATCGGCGGGTACGTGGCGGCCCACCATGGATGGCGCGCGGCGATGCTGATCGCCGGCGCACCCGGGCTGCTGCTGGCGGTCGTATTGTTCGTGACCGTGCGCGAACCGCGCCGCGGCGCGATGGAGCCCGGCGCAGGCAGCGCGACAGCGCGGCCGGCCGCCGGCATCGGCCAGATGCTGCGCCATATCGGAACCAACGCGACCATGTATCACATCCTGGCCGGCGTGACGCTGACGACCGCCGGCGTCGCCACGATAGGCGCATGGCTGCCGTCGTTCGTCATGCGCTTTCACGGCTTTACCATCAAGGACGCGGGATTCGCGGTGGCCCTGGCCAGCGGCTTTTGCGGCGCCCTCGGCTCGGCGGTGGGCGGGTACCTGACCGACAAGGCGGCCGACGGCAGGCCGCGCCGGCGCATGGATGTCAGTGCCGGCGTGTGCCTCGCGGCGACCGCCACGGCCGCCGCCGGCATGCTGGCGGGGACCGGTTCGCTGGCGGTCGGCCTGCTGTCGCTGACCCAGATGCTGGCCTTTATCGTATTCCCGGCCGCCTTCGGCGCCATGCTCGGCATCACCGCGCCGAACATGCGCGGCGCCACGTCGGCCAGCCTGCAGGTCTGTACCAACTTGGCCGGATACGGCCTCGGTCCTTTCATGGTGGGGGTATTCAGCGACTGGTACGGCGGCGACCAGTCGCTGCGCTACGCGATGATCACGGTCATGAGCATTTGCTTCCCCTGGGCGGCGCTGCACTTCATCCTCGGCGCACGCACGGCATCGGACAATTAA